One Stratiformator vulcanicus genomic window, CGGCGAACTCGATACGAACGTCTTGGAGTCGCCCACCCTCGACCTCCGCGGGGCCGCCTCGGCATTCGAATTGTTCGTCGACCCGCTCGTGGAGCGCGCAACGCTTCAGCGGACGTTCGAGCCAATCCCGCAGTTTCCGGCCGTCGAGCGCGACATTAATTTCATGCTCGCTGAACCGGTCACGTGGGAGAAGCTCTCCAACGTCGCCCTCGCCGCGGGGGGCGAATTGGTCGAGTCGGTCGAGTTCGCCAGCCAGTTCCGCGGCAAGCAGCTCGGCCCGAACAAGAAGTCCTACGTGATGCGGCTCGTCTTCCGCTCGCCCGAGGGCACCCTCACCGGCGATGAGGTCGACAAAGTCCAACAACAAATCGTCTCCGCCTGCGAACAGCAATGCGAAGCCGTCCAGCGATGAGCGCGACAAACACAAACCCGCAGCGCAAAGAAGTAACGCCCCCGAGCACAAGCCCGCAGCGCAAGCAAGGGACCACACGGGTGACCCTTACCGAAACCAACGACGCCGATTTCTGTACGCCCCCAGCGAATCTGACACCACCATTTCAGCCAAGAATGTTCAACGGGCGTTGCAAAATCTTCCTTACAATTGGAATCATTTCTCTGCTGCTCTCTTCGCTACCGTGGCTCGGCTATGGACGAGGCGCATTTGTCGTTCCCGGGTGGGACATTCATCTACCGACTCTATCACTAACAAGGGAGCATATGGTCCCTTTCGGCGAAGTCCTGACCGCAATTCTTGAATTGCCATTAACGCTGCTGAGCATTATCCGCCCGCTGGATTACTTTATTTACTTTCAAGGTGAAGGAGTGCGAACCGCACGACCGTTTACAATTTTCTTGTTCTGGCACTTATGCGGAGTGACGTTCGTTTGGCTATCGGTTCGGCCTTTAGTTTTTCCCGCAATTTACGGTCACCGTGAGAACTTCGATCTCAGGTCCAATTGATGTCCGATATTCATACTAAGTACAGCGAAGACTTGGCCCCGAGCAGACTGAATGATTTGTCCGAAGTTCCCTACCCCACCGGCCCTGTCCACTACGGCCCGCTCGAACTCCCCACGCGCTATCACCTCTCCCCCCTCGCGGGCTACACGAACCTCCCGTTCCGACGGATCGTCCGCGAACTCGGCGGCGTGGGCCTCGGCACGACCGACCTCGTCAACGCCCGCGGCCTCTTGGAAGGCAGCAATAAAACTTGGGAGTTGATCGAAACCTGCCCCGAGGACCGGCCCTTTGCCGTGCAGATCTTCGGCAACGACCCCGCCCGCATGGCCGAAGCCGCGCAGCTCCTTGAAAGCCGCGGCGTCGACTCGATCGACATTAATATGGGCTGCCCCGTCGACCGCATCACCAAGGTCGGGGCCGGGTCGAAATTAATGTGTGATGATCCGAATTCAACAGTGAACCTCGTCCGCACCGTAGTTGAAGCCGTTCAGATTCCCGTCACCGTCAAGATGCGGCTCGGCTGGGATTCAAAGCAACTCACCGCCCCCAAGTTCGCCCGTGAGTTCGAACAGGTCGGCGTCGCCGCCGTCGCGATCCATGGCCGCACCCGCGCTCAAGGCTTCTCCGGCGAGGTCGACCGCACCGGCATACAAAAGGTAGTAGAAGCGGTCGAGTGCATCCCCGTCGTGGGCAACGGCGATATTAGGAATGTTGAGGATGCACTCGCGATGTTCCGCGAGACCGGTTGCGACATCGTCTCGATGGGACGCGGCGCCCTGGCCAACCCGTGGATCTTCCGGCAACTCGTCGAGTGGGAGACGACCGGCACTTACTCCCCCGCCGGCACCTTCGACGACCGCCTCGGGCTTTTAAGAAAACAGCTCGGCTATTTAATGGAGCGGTTCGAGCCGGAGAAAGCGATCGTCCGCTTCCGCAAGATGGCCCACTGGTATTTAAAGTCGATGCGCGTCCGCGCCCCGCACCGCCATCAGTATCAAGTCGCCAAAACCCTCAAAGAAGTCGAAGCCGCCCTCGCCGCCATCAGCACCGCAGGCCCCGTCGGCGGCACACGGAACGGCTTACTGCCCGACATGCACGTGCCGGTACCGTCCGGGCCGGTGGAGCGGTGGTGAGAGACGAATCGACGCTTCCGACTGCCGTTCGCGATGTATAATTAACGGGATCAACGCCGAAAGAGTTCTGATGGCATAGCCGACGGTAAGGAGCAAGTCGCGTTTGAGCCGTACTTCACACTAATTAAGAATCCGCCGCCATGCGCATGCCCCTGATCCAGTAGTCGCCGGAGTTGAATCCGCCGATCGGGCCGCGTTCACAGCTCGCACTATTTATTAATCGTACCATTCCGACAGACCATTCCTCGTCACCTCTTAACAATTGGGAGTAATCAAGCATGGTTTTCGCCGATTTACTCCGAGCGAGCGCTTGCAGCGAGCGACACTTGTGTTGGATGCGGCCAAGTCACAGGCTGACCTGCGAAGCAATCTCAGCGATTTCGGCGATGCCTTGACGAAGAGCCCTTCCTCGCAGATTCCATTTAGGTCCATCCGATCGCCGCACCAGGCCGACACTTTGTCTCATTCACCGGGAGATACTTTGATGCAAAAATCACAGCCTTTTCTACTCGCGGCATGTTTTGCCCTGCTCGCAACTGCGACCGGAAACGGCGAAGACGCTCCGCGGTCTGTTCGCGAATACAAGGTGCATCAGGGGTTGAGGTATCCCACGGCGGAGCCGAGGCTCAAGCTCGACCTGTACGTCCCGCTCGACGCGGCTGAGCCGATGCCCTGCGTCGTTGTGATTCAAGGCGGAGGGTTCAAGCCGCAGACCGGCCAGCGATTTCGTCCCATGGCCGAACACCTCGCAGAGCACGGGTTTGCCGCGGCACTGATCTCTTATCGGGGCCGACCGAAGCACACCTATCGGGAGACCATGGCCGATGTCGAAGCCGCTGTTCGCTTCATCCGCGAGATCAGCGACGAATACGGCATCGACCCCGATCGAATCGGAGCGATGGGACGATCCGCGGGCGCGACGCTGGCGGTACTCTTAGCCGTCACGCCTGAGAAGAACGAAGGTCGACAGGCGGGCAACGACGAACCGTATCCAGCACGCATTCAAGCGGCCGTCGGCATCGCGGGCGTCTACGATTTCGTCGGCCGGTTCGTCGACCGGGAGCAGATCGCGATTCAGCCCAACCTCGACACCAAACTCGTCACGAACGGGGAATGGATCGGCTCCACCTACGCGCCGACGGACAAGGACTGGCTGAGGGCATCGGCGATCAATCATGTCGACGCCGAGGACCCGCCGATTCTGCTGCTGCACAGCAAGAACGATCGCACCGTCCCGTGGCAGCAGTCGCAGAGAATGCACGCGGAACTGGCAAAAGCCGGTGGTTCTGCTGAACTTGAAATCAGCGACAACGGCGGACACTCCGGCCCTCGAAATTCGAAGACCAAGATGGTCGCGTTCTTCGAAAAGATGCTCGGCGAACGCGGCAGTTCGCCGGCACCTGTGGAGTGAAATCTCAGAAAGAATTTCCTGACCGGCTGTAACACCTCCCGAGCCCCGTCGCTTCCCTGTGTATCGGGAAGACAAACAACTCAAAACCTAAGACGGGACACGAATCATGAACGGGCTGACCAAAACGCTGACTGCTGCTGCTGTGGCTTTCGGAATGATCATCGCCACGGGTGACGCCTTCGCCGGCGATCGCAACAATCGCCGCGGTGGAAACAACGGAGGCGGCAGCCGCATGAAGCAAGTCATGAACCGCTTCGGCGGCCAGAATCAGCAGCGATCTCACAATCGTTCCAGCGGTGGCGGCAACCGATTCAGCGGCCAGATTCACCGAGGAAACAAAAACGGAAATCACCACAACAACTTCCGGAACGATCGGCACCGCTTCGACAACCACCGTTTCGGGCACCAAAACGACCGGCATCGCAACGGCCACTTCACCGGCCACCACAATCGGCACCACGCTCACCGAAACGTCAAACACGTGACGGGCTACTTCGGCTACCGTCACCACAAGCCGACCGTCGCCCCCTGCTACTACGGATTCGATGCCGGCTACATCGCGACGGCCCGACCGGTTCGGCCTTCGGTCACTATCGTACAGAACGCTCCCTCGCTTGGAGCATGGGGCCTCGCCCCGGCGGCACCGGCCGCTCCTGTTGCCGCAACGCCCGAATATGTCGGCACTTGGACCGCCCAACCGAGCGAAGGCGTCATCGTGACCCTGAGCCTCGAAGCAAATGGCAACTTCGTTTGGCAGGTCAAGAACAACGGCCAACAGACGCAGTTCGGTGGAACCTACCAACTCGACGGCGATCAACTCTCCCTCGTCAACGCCGATGCCGGCAACCTGACGGGAACGATCACCTGGCAGAACGGCGGCTTCGGCTTCCTCCGAGACAACGCCCCGGAAGGTGACGCGGGACTGAATTTCGCCGGCTGAGTCGCAGCCGCCCACTCCCACGAGTCCCATCGATCACCCGACACCGACAATTCGGTGTCGGGTTTCTTTTTGCGCCGTGCAATTTCCCACGGATCAGCGCAACGTAGCGACCCAAATCGATCGAACATAAGGTGAGGTCTTACGCGAAACCGAGGGAGTCTCCACCATGAAAATTGCCGTCACGGCCGCGAGCGGTCACCTTGGCCGGGAAGTCATTAAAGCCACAGCAAGGCTTGCTCGAAACGACGAGATCATCGGCCTCGCCCGAACCCCTGAAAAAGCTCAATCACTTGGAATTGAAATCCGACCCGGCGACTACGACTCGCCGCGCGAACTCGAAAATTCGTTGCAAGGGGTCAATACCCTGCTGCTCGTCTCCGGCATGGCTTCCCCCGAACAGAGAATTAAACAACACCGCAACGTGATCGATGCCGCCAAACGGACCGGGGTGAGCAAAATCGTCTACACCAGTGTGCAAGGCGCCGAAGAAGACACGGGTTTCTCGCCTGTCGTCCAAAGTAATCGCCAGACGGAAGAAGATGTTCGCAACTGCGGATTGCAATGGGCCCTCGGCCGCAACGGCATCTATATCGAGCCGGATGTCGAGTACGTCGAGACGTACAAACAACGCGGCGAGATCGTAAACTGTGCCGGCGACGGCCTGTGCGGCTACACGACACGCCCGGAACTTGCTCACGCTTACGCCCGAATGCTGACGGACTCACAGCACGACGGGAAAATCTATAATCTTCACGGCGCGCCCATGACCCAGCAACAATTGGCGGACTACCTCAACGAAGCCTTCGGCCTTAATTTACAATATCGGGCGATATCGGTCGCAGACTTTCGCGAGCAACGTGTCGCAGAACTCGGCGAGTTCATCGGCAATGTGATCGCGGGAATCTATGAAGGCATTCGCCACGGTGCGGCGAACAACGACAGTCATTTCGCCGAGGCAGCAGGCCGGGCGCATCAGAGTTGGCCATCTTACTTCGATGGACTCACACAACATTCATTTTGAGCGCCGTATAGGTCGACCGCGCGAGCGCCACTCATTAAGTCACTGGCGAGAATTGGCGGGCACTGGGCATCCCGTTACACATATTTTGAGGACTGAATGCAAACACCACTCGCATCGATATTTCTTTTTCTTCTCGCCTCGCTATTCGGGGCGGTCGGGCAGTTCCTGTATAAATCGGGAACGGAACAGGTGACGTCCCACGGTCAGGGGACGTCGGTTCTCAGCTATGTGGCGAACTGGAGAATACTCGTCGGCGTCGTCTGTTATATCGCCGTCATGGTTTTGTTCGTCGCGGCATTTAAGAGAGGAGGTGAACTTCGCGTTTTATATCCGATCTACGCCACGACCTTTATCTGGGCCGCGTTGATCGGCCTGTTCGCCTATGGCACGAATATCAGCCTCGTCAATATCTTCGGCATGATCCTTCTGATTCTCGGAATGTTTCTTATGGGGTGGACGCGATGATCGACTCCCCCGCGGGCCGCCGCCCGCTCAAGACCCGAGACTGGCGATTCTTCCAGCGCCTCGCCGCATGGCTGGCAACGACGCCGATTACACCCAACATCATCTCGGCCACCAGCATTTTCTTTGGATTGGCAGCCGGCACCTTGCTCGCATTTACTCCCCATGTCGGCGATGACATCATCGTGAAGGTGATTTGGCTGACCGCAGCGGCTTGCCTGCAGGCGCGATTAATTGCCAACCTGCTTGACGGAATGGTCGCGATTGAGGGTGGCAAGGCGTCGGCTATCGGAGAACTATTTAATGAAGTGCCCGATCGCGTTTCCGACAGTGCGATCTTTATCGGCGCCGGCTACGCCATCGGCAGCGTACCGGAGTTTGGGCTTCTTGCCGCTCTCGTCGCGATCTTTGTCGCCTATGTGCGTGCAATCGGAGCGAGCGTCGGAGTCGGGCAAGTATTTCTCGGCCCAATGGCCAAACAGCAAAGAATGGCCGTCCTCACGCTGGCTTTGGTTTTATGCGGATTGCTGCCAGCCAGTTGGCAACCGGTCCATTCACCATCCGGAATCGGGATCATCGGGGTGGTCCTCATCGCAGTTGCCGCCGGCGGCGTTGTGACGGCGATTCGACGCTTAATGCGAATCGCGAACCTGATGCGGGCGAGAGCGACTGATGGAGCCGCAACCGATGTCTGATCAAATCCCGCCACAGGTCTATTACACGCTCGGTGGAATATTCGCGACGCTCGCCGTTGCCTCCTTAATTACTTGGGGAGTGCGCCGTGGACGACCAGACTCGAATGTGAAAGAGGTGTCCCAACGGGTCCGCACATGGTGGGTGATCGTAGGACTATTTGGCATCGCATTAGTCCTCGGGCACACAGCCTCGGTCCTATTCTTTGCGCTCGTCAGCTTCCTTGCTTTCAAAGAGTTTTTGACTCTTATTCCCACTCGTCGAGCTGACCATCGCGTCTTATTCCTCGCTTATCTTTCAATTCCGTTTCAGTATTATTGGGTCTACTCGGAGTTTTATGGGATGTTTATCGTCTTCATCCCCGTCTACCTCTTCATGCTGATCCCGACCCGAATGGTGATTGTCGGTGAGACAAGCGGCTTTCTCAGGGCGTCTGGAACCCTCCACTGGGGTTTAATGACGACCGTCTTCAGCGTATCGCACGCCGCGTTTCTGCTGGCCCTTGTGCCGTCCGAACAGGCACGCGTCACGGCGGCGTGGCCCGACGGTTCCGAGGCACAACTGGCGGGACCGGCCCTGTTGCTGCTGCTCGTGTTCCTGACGCAATTCAATGACATCGCACAGTTTTGCTGGGGCAAACTGCTCGGGAAGCGTAAGATTGTTCCGACCGTCAGCCCCGGCAAGACCGTCGCCGGATTGATCGGCGGTGTCGCTTCGACCGTCGTTTTGGCAGCGGTGATCGGCCCGTATCTGACGATTCTCGATTTGCCCCGCGCGCTGATCGCAGGGCTGATCATCGGCCTCGGCGGGTTCGCCGGGGACGTGTCCATCTCCGCATTAAAGCGTGACCTCGGCGTAAAGGACTCGGGGTCGATCCTGCCCGGCCACGGCGGGATACTCGACCGAATCGACAGCCTCACTTTCACCGCCCCGCTCTTCTTTCATTACATGTATTATCTGTATGCCTAATCGTTCTTGTCAGATCGAGGCCCGGCGACCAAATTAATGATTAACAATACGCTAAGGTATATCTTCTTTCTGTGCATCGTCCGCCCTGTCGTTCTACTTTTAATCGGCGTGAACGTGCGGAACATCGAACGGCTTCCCGGCGCCGGGCCAGCACTGCTTGTTGCGAATCACAACAGCCATCTCGACACGATGGTTCTAATTTCACTGTTCGGGATGAAACGACTGCATTTGGTGCGTCCGGTCGCAGCCGCCGATCACTTTTTGCGGAATGCCTGGTTGACATGGTTTTCGAAGAGCATTATCGGCATTATCCCGATCGAACGCACAATTAAGAGCGCCCACCGCGACCCCTTGAAAGGTGTCGACGAATCGCTCGGCCGGGACGAAATCGTGATCTTGTTCCCGGAAGGCAGCCGCGGAGAGCCTGAAGTCCGGGAGACGTTTAAAACCGGTGTCGCCCACATCGCCAGACGACATCCTGACGTACCGCTCACACCGGTTTTTCTTCACGGATTGGGACGAGCTCTACCGAAGGGCGAAGGCGTCCTCGTGCCATTCTTTTGCGACTGCTTCATAGGCAAGCAGGTGCCTTGGGACCCGGACCGCGACGCCTTTATGCACGACCTCGAACGCTCTATCGAAAAACTATCCCACGCGGCGCACCGCCCTGACTGGGAGAAATACGAGGAGAATTATTAGTTGCCGATCATTAGGCCGACTTCCGTCCCAAAACGTGTTCAGCAACGCTCAGGATTGTCGCGATCGTATACTTCCAAGCGACGGCACCGGGCAGACGAATATGAGCAGCCGGTTGCAGTCATATTTGCGGAGGTTTGCGGGTGACTTTCGTCACGGTCTTAAGCGCTGTACGAATCACCGTTCCGCTATCAAAGAGGCGGCCACTGGCAGGTCGAAAAAGTACTTCAATATCAGCCCTGCCCATTGCTGCCAGAGTTGACCGGGGTCCGGCTGTGGATGCGGACCCGCAGAACGCGGCGGTGGTCGGCGTCGGTGACGTCGACGCGGAGGTCGTTCCAACTGAAGGTTTCGCCGATGTCCGGGACTTTGCCGAGTTGGTCGTAGACGAAGCCGCCGACGGTGTCGTAGTCGCCGTCTTCGGGCAGGTCGAGCCCGTACTCTTCGTTGAGGTCATCAATATGAACGCGGGCTTCGACGTCGAGCGTGTCGTTATCGACGCGGATCACTGCGGGCGACTCCCGCTCCTCGTCATCGAATTCGTCGAAGATATCGCCGACGATCTCTTCGAGGACGTCTTCGAGCGTGGCCAACCCCGCAACGCCGCCGTATTCATCGACGACGATCACCATGTGGACGCCCGACTTTTTCATGCGTTCGAGCAGTGCATCGATGCCGGTCGACTCGGGGACGAAGACGGCTTCGCGGAGGATGTCACGGATGTTGATTTCGTGACCGCCGTTGCCGTCGAGAGCTTTGAGCAAATCTTTGGCGTAGAGGATGCCGAGGACGTCGTCGATCGAGTCACCGATGACCGGCAGACGCGAGTGGCCTTCGTCGACGAACGCCTGCCGGGCCTCGTCGACGGTGACGTCGGCTGAGAGCACGATCATTTCGGTTCGGGGCGTCATCACGTTCTCGGCGTCGCCCTCACGTAATTCGATCACCCGGGCGATCATCGTGCCGGCTCCCGATTCGATCACGCCCTCTCGCTGGCCGATGTCGACGACCGATTTGAGTTCCTGGGAGATCAACTCGGCGGCGTCCGATCGTTCCGGATCGGGTCGACCGGCCATCCGGTTGAGCAACCGTTCGACGCGCTCGGCGACGATGCGAAACGGATAGATCATCCGCAGTAACAACGTAATGAACGGCCACCAGCTTACGAGAAAACTCTCGCCGTAGATGGTGCCGAAGATCGACGGCAGCAGCGCCGTCGTTATGGTCAAAGTGCCGATCGCGAGCAACCATTCTCCGGCGGCAAGAATGGCGACCCCTTCGACATCGAACGGCGGCCCGAACCACGCCGCACAGCAGGCCCCGAACAGACCGAGCAGGGCCACTTTGAGTCCGCTCAGGTCGG contains:
- the dusB gene encoding tRNA dihydrouridine synthase DusB — its product is MSDIHTKYSEDLAPSRLNDLSEVPYPTGPVHYGPLELPTRYHLSPLAGYTNLPFRRIVRELGGVGLGTTDLVNARGLLEGSNKTWELIETCPEDRPFAVQIFGNDPARMAEAAQLLESRGVDSIDINMGCPVDRITKVGAGSKLMCDDPNSTVNLVRTVVEAVQIPVTVKMRLGWDSKQLTAPKFAREFEQVGVAAVAIHGRTRAQGFSGEVDRTGIQKVVEAVECIPVVGNGDIRNVEDALAMFRETGCDIVSMGRGALANPWIFRQLVEWETTGTYSPAGTFDDRLGLLRKQLGYLMERFEPEKAIVRFRKMAHWYLKSMRVRAPHRHQYQVAKTLKEVEAALAAISTAGPVGGTRNGLLPDMHVPVPSGPVERW
- a CDS encoding alpha/beta hydrolase, whose protein sequence is MQKSQPFLLAACFALLATATGNGEDAPRSVREYKVHQGLRYPTAEPRLKLDLYVPLDAAEPMPCVVVIQGGGFKPQTGQRFRPMAEHLAEHGFAAALISYRGRPKHTYRETMADVEAAVRFIREISDEYGIDPDRIGAMGRSAGATLAVLLAVTPEKNEGRQAGNDEPYPARIQAAVGIAGVYDFVGRFVDREQIAIQPNLDTKLVTNGEWIGSTYAPTDKDWLRASAINHVDAEDPPILLLHSKNDRTVPWQQSQRMHAELAKAGGSAELEISDNGGHSGPRNSKTKMVAFFEKMLGERGSSPAPVE
- a CDS encoding SDR family oxidoreductase, encoding MKIAVTAASGHLGREVIKATARLARNDEIIGLARTPEKAQSLGIEIRPGDYDSPRELENSLQGVNTLLLVSGMASPEQRIKQHRNVIDAAKRTGVSKIVYTSVQGAEEDTGFSPVVQSNRQTEEDVRNCGLQWALGRNGIYIEPDVEYVETYKQRGEIVNCAGDGLCGYTTRPELAHAYARMLTDSQHDGKIYNLHGAPMTQQQLADYLNEAFGLNLQYRAISVADFREQRVAELGEFIGNVIAGIYEGIRHGAANNDSHFAEAAGRAHQSWPSYFDGLTQHSF
- a CDS encoding CDP-alcohol phosphatidyltransferase family protein; protein product: MIDSPAGRRPLKTRDWRFFQRLAAWLATTPITPNIISATSIFFGLAAGTLLAFTPHVGDDIIVKVIWLTAAACLQARLIANLLDGMVAIEGGKASAIGELFNEVPDRVSDSAIFIGAGYAIGSVPEFGLLAALVAIFVAYVRAIGASVGVGQVFLGPMAKQQRMAVLTLALVLCGLLPASWQPVHSPSGIGIIGVVLIAVAAGGVVTAIRRLMRIANLMRARATDGAATDV
- a CDS encoding phosphatidate cytidylyltransferase; its protein translation is MSDQIPPQVYYTLGGIFATLAVASLITWGVRRGRPDSNVKEVSQRVRTWWVIVGLFGIALVLGHTASVLFFALVSFLAFKEFLTLIPTRRADHRVLFLAYLSIPFQYYWVYSEFYGMFIVFIPVYLFMLIPTRMVIVGETSGFLRASGTLHWGLMTTVFSVSHAAFLLALVPSEQARVTAAWPDGSEAQLAGPALLLLLVFLTQFNDIAQFCWGKLLGKRKIVPTVSPGKTVAGLIGGVASTVVLAAVIGPYLTILDLPRALIAGLIIGLGGFAGDVSISALKRDLGVKDSGSILPGHGGILDRIDSLTFTAPLFFHYMYYLYA
- a CDS encoding lysophospholipid acyltransferase family protein yields the protein MINNTLRYIFFLCIVRPVVLLLIGVNVRNIERLPGAGPALLVANHNSHLDTMVLISLFGMKRLHLVRPVAAADHFLRNAWLTWFSKSIIGIIPIERTIKSAHRDPLKGVDESLGRDEIVILFPEGSRGEPEVRETFKTGVAHIARRHPDVPLTPVFLHGLGRALPKGEGVLVPFFCDCFIGKQVPWDPDRDAFMHDLERSIEKLSHAAHRPDWEKYEENY
- a CDS encoding hemolysin family protein; the protein is MTLLPPVAAGFTLLSLFIVSFAARSLRNFSRSRLGEISEQRDLLDRGSEILRQHGEVEADLSGLKVALLGLFGACCAAWFGPPFDVEGVAILAAGEWLLAIGTLTITTALLPSIFGTIYGESFLVSWWPFITLLLRMIYPFRIVAERVERLLNRMAGRPDPERSDAAELISQELKSVVDIGQREGVIESGAGTMIARVIELREGDAENVMTPRTEMIVLSADVTVDEARQAFVDEGHSRLPVIGDSIDDVLGILYAKDLLKALDGNGGHEINIRDILREAVFVPESTGIDALLERMKKSGVHMVIVVDEYGGVAGLATLEDVLEEIVGDIFDEFDDEERESPAVIRVDNDTLDVEARVHIDDLNEEYGLDLPEDGDYDTVGGFVYDQLGKVPDIGETFSWNDLRVDVTDADHRRVLRVRIHSRTPVNSGSNGQG